In Pyxicephalus adspersus chromosome 12, UCB_Pads_2.0, whole genome shotgun sequence, a genomic segment contains:
- the LOC140342444 gene encoding piggyBac transposable element-derived protein 4-like, producing the protein MKIEADCDDPLAYLKLFLTDEVIEKIVAETNRYAGQQQGAPHLRFARSRKWEPVTKDDIWLFLGLVILQGVMGKPVQKWYWSKNKMIATPFFGTVMPEYRFSLIMKYLHFANNEEFDETTHPAPKPKKTWEGSQMILQNPANLCARKRCPH; encoded by the exons atgaaaattgaggctgattgcgacgaccccctggcatacctgaagttgtttttgaccgatgaagttattgaaaaaattgttgcagagacaaacag gtacgctggacaacaacaaggtgctccacacctgaggtttgcaagaagcagaaagtgggaacctgtgaccaaggatgacatttggctgtttttgggcttggtgatcctgcagggagttatgggcaaacccgtgcagaagtggtactggtccaagaacaaaatgattgccactccattctttggcacagtcatgccagaataccgcttttccctcatcatgaagtacctgcacttcgcaaacaatgaagaatttgatgagactacccatcctgcaccaaaacccAAGAAAACTTGGGAAgggtctcagatgattctacaaaatccagcaaacctatgtgccagaaagagatgtccgCATTGA